One part of the Chryseobacterium sp. 7 genome encodes these proteins:
- a CDS encoding alpha/beta hydrolase, with translation MNLDYLVREPENITSKTPILFMLHGYGSNEQDLFSFRETLPSDWIIVSFRAPCDTQFEGYSWYDINFNDPENFIDVPQATESLNAVLESMLKIINHYGLTESKAHLCGFSQGGILCYALALKHPELFNYVACLSSYPEEKILDGIVKDKKKLEGLRFFISHGTDDAVIPLEWGRKAADLLYDLSCYFTFREYMSGHGVNQKNYMDLMEFFSK, from the coding sequence ATGAATTTAGATTATCTAGTAAGAGAACCGGAAAATATTACGTCCAAAACTCCCATTCTTTTTATGCTTCACGGTTATGGCAGTAACGAGCAGGATCTTTTTAGTTTCAGGGAAACCCTTCCCAGTGACTGGATTATTGTAAGTTTCAGAGCTCCGTGTGATACTCAATTTGAAGGATATTCCTGGTATGATATTAATTTCAACGATCCCGAAAACTTTATTGATGTTCCCCAGGCTACAGAATCTTTAAATGCAGTGCTGGAAAGCATGCTGAAGATTATTAACCATTATGGCCTTACGGAAAGCAAGGCGCATTTATGCGGTTTCAGCCAGGGAGGAATATTGTGCTATGCTTTAGCATTGAAACATCCTGAACTGTTCAATTATGTTGCCTGCCTAAGCAGTTATCCGGAGGAGAAAATTCTGGATGGTATCGTAAAAGACAAAAAGAAACTGGAAGGACTTCGTTTTTTCATTTCACATGGTACCGATGATGCAGTCATTCCACTTGAATGGGGAAGAAAAGCGGCAGATCTTCTTTATGACCTCAGCTGTTACTTCACTTTCAGAGAATATATGAGCGGCCACGGTGTTAATCAGAAGAATTATATGGACCTTATGGAATTCTTTTCCAAATAA
- the tyrS gene encoding tyrosine--tRNA ligase, translating into MNSFIEELKWRGLFADMMPGTDEQLNKEVTTAYIGFDPTADSLHIGSLIQIKILAHFQLHGHKPIALVGGATGMIGDPSGKSAERNLLDEETLLHYVDCLKNQLSKFLNFERNEPNKAELVNNYDWMKNISFLDFAKNVGKNITVNYMMAKDSVKKRLSGESGVDGMSFTEFTYQLIQGYDFLHLYQNNNVKLQMGGSDQWGNITTGTELIRRKAQGEAFALTVPLITKADGSKFGKSESGENYWLDKKKTSPYKFYQFWLNATDEDAERFIKFYTFLGKEEIETLIEEHKTAAHERKLQKKLAEEVTVWVHGREEYEKALKASEILFGRSTAEDLVSLDEETFLEVFDGVPQKEIAKADVLGVNIVDLLSEKSGFLKSKSEAQREIKGNAISVNKQKVNDTFTANETDLIDGKFLLLQKGKKAYFIVKIN; encoded by the coding sequence ATGAATTCCTTTATAGAAGAACTGAAATGGCGTGGTCTGTTTGCCGATATGATGCCAGGAACCGATGAACAACTGAATAAAGAGGTAACTACTGCATATATTGGTTTTGATCCTACTGCCGATTCTTTACATATCGGAAGTCTTATCCAGATAAAAATTTTAGCGCACTTCCAATTACATGGCCACAAGCCAATTGCTTTGGTAGGAGGTGCTACAGGAATGATTGGTGACCCATCCGGAAAATCTGCTGAAAGAAATCTTTTGGATGAGGAAACTCTTTTACATTATGTTGACTGCTTAAAGAATCAGCTTTCAAAATTCTTAAACTTTGAACGAAATGAGCCCAACAAAGCTGAACTGGTTAACAATTACGACTGGATGAAGAATATTTCTTTCCTTGATTTTGCTAAAAATGTCGGGAAGAATATCACGGTCAACTATATGATGGCTAAAGATTCTGTAAAGAAAAGATTATCAGGAGAAAGCGGTGTAGACGGAATGAGTTTTACAGAATTTACTTACCAGTTGATCCAGGGATATGATTTCCTTCACTTATACCAAAACAATAATGTAAAACTACAGATGGGAGGTTCTGACCAGTGGGGAAATATCACTACAGGAACAGAATTGATCCGTAGAAAAGCGCAGGGTGAAGCTTTTGCCTTAACAGTTCCTTTGATTACCAAAGCGGACGGTTCAAAATTTGGGAAGTCTGAAAGTGGAGAAAATTACTGGCTGGATAAAAAGAAGACCTCTCCATACAAATTCTACCAGTTCTGGCTGAATGCTACTGATGAAGATGCTGAAAGATTCATCAAGTTCTACACATTCTTAGGAAAAGAAGAAATTGAAACTTTAATTGAAGAGCATAAAACAGCTGCCCATGAAAGAAAGCTGCAAAAGAAACTGGCAGAAGAAGTAACAGTTTGGGTACACGGAAGAGAAGAGTATGAAAAAGCACTGAAAGCTTCTGAAATTCTTTTCGGACGTTCTACAGCTGAAGATCTGGTAAGCCTTGATGAAGAAACTTTCCTTGAAGTTTTTGACGGAGTTCCTCAAAAAGAAATTGCAAAAGCAGATGTTCTGGGAGTGAATATTGTGGATCTTCTTTCTGAAAAATCAGGTTTCTTAAAATCTAAGAGTGAAGCCCAAAGAGAGATTAAAGGAAATGCAATCTCTGTCAACAAGCAAAAAGTAAATGATACTTTTACGGCTAATGAAACAGATCTTATCGACGGCAAATTCTTATTGCTACAAAAGGGTAAGAAGGCTTATTTTATTGTAAAGATAAATTAA
- a CDS encoding AraC family transcriptional regulator, with protein MKIQKEIIEFEKGKSFKLFSPSLKNCFFWHYHPEIELVYVEVVNGIRHVGKNISGFTDSDLLLIGSNVPHLNFDYGIQTECKQLVLQMRESFLQDIILPVPEFENIKTLLERSYLGLSFSGETKNTVVEKMQILKDKNSFESLVGLIEILQILSDSTEVKELNKEDTRIKWFLNDKIRMGTIYDYIHENYDRKPNVNEVAKVVSLSTPAFCRYFKKQTNMTFTDFVNNYRINQAKIFLLKDQSVTEVCFQVGFESLSYFNKLFKQHTGETPSEFKKKHFRPIEINGRIGVITKDTTC; from the coding sequence ATGAAAATCCAGAAAGAAATTATTGAGTTTGAAAAAGGAAAATCATTCAAGCTGTTTTCCCCTTCTCTGAAAAACTGTTTTTTCTGGCATTATCATCCGGAAATTGAACTGGTATATGTGGAAGTGGTAAATGGAATACGACATGTTGGTAAAAATATCTCCGGGTTTACAGACAGTGATCTGTTACTGATCGGCTCCAATGTTCCCCATCTTAATTTTGACTATGGCATTCAGACCGAATGCAAACAGCTGGTATTGCAGATGCGTGAAAGCTTTCTGCAGGATATCATCCTTCCTGTTCCTGAATTTGAAAATATTAAAACCCTTTTAGAACGATCATATCTCGGGCTTTCATTTTCCGGAGAAACAAAAAATACAGTGGTTGAAAAAATGCAGATCCTTAAAGATAAAAACTCCTTTGAATCATTGGTAGGATTAATTGAAATTCTACAGATCCTCTCCGATTCTACGGAAGTAAAAGAACTCAACAAAGAGGATACTAGGATCAAGTGGTTTTTGAATGATAAAATCAGAATGGGCACCATCTACGACTACATCCACGAAAACTACGACAGGAAACCTAATGTAAATGAAGTGGCCAAAGTTGTGAGTCTGAGTACACCTGCTTTCTGCCGTTATTTTAAAAAGCAGACCAATATGACGTTTACAGATTTTGTCAACAATTACAGAATCAATCAGGCTAAAATATTCCTGTTAAAAGATCAGTCTGTGACGGAAGTATGTTTTCAGGTAGGTTTTGAAAGTCTTTCTTATTTTAATAAATTATTTAAACAACATACGGGAGAAACTCCTTCAGAATTCAAGAAGAAACATTTCAGACCTATTGAAATTAATGGGCGGATTGGAGTGATTACAAAGGATACTACCTGCTAA
- a CDS encoding L,D-transpeptidase — MKNISVKKSFLYACLCAFFLVSCKKEIEKISDTFKDTVSSSEVQEVEKDSIKKDSVPVVKKESVPPVMQENGFYNAFVLPKDKKMRDSIYAEYSKKYSVGERTAILALNRLDSKSKWNADTLVVPAKIDTTLMAYSPFPMQLDVLSGVKKFVIFSYPIQAFGVYSNGSLVKWGPTSMGKKAAQTTRGLTFANWKKELAISTVSSEWKLPYNFNIHNLGGIGWHEYTLPGYPASHSCLRLLRKDAKWLYSYADTWILNPGGATTKARGTAVMVFGDYKWGGRKPWRKLLDDPNANNISVEELTKLLEPEVPKMLKEQSNREKVADSIKAARAAAAPVQNEKPVEPLSN, encoded by the coding sequence ATGAAAAACATATCTGTGAAAAAATCCTTTCTTTATGCTTGTTTGTGTGCTTTTTTTCTTGTTTCCTGTAAAAAGGAGATAGAGAAAATAAGTGATACCTTTAAAGATACTGTTTCATCTTCCGAAGTTCAGGAGGTAGAAAAGGATTCTATAAAGAAAGATTCTGTTCCTGTGGTAAAGAAAGAATCCGTTCCACCTGTGATGCAGGAGAATGGTTTTTATAATGCTTTTGTTCTTCCAAAGGACAAAAAGATGAGAGATTCTATCTACGCAGAATACAGTAAAAAATACAGTGTAGGAGAGCGTACCGCTATTTTAGCATTAAACAGACTGGATTCTAAAAGTAAATGGAATGCCGATACACTGGTGGTTCCGGCCAAAATAGATACAACTTTGATGGCGTATTCACCATTTCCCATGCAGCTGGATGTATTGAGCGGGGTGAAGAAGTTTGTCATCTTCTCATATCCTATTCAGGCTTTTGGAGTTTATTCCAACGGAAGTCTTGTGAAATGGGGACCTACAAGTATGGGTAAAAAAGCAGCTCAGACTACCAGAGGGCTTACTTTTGCCAACTGGAAAAAGGAGCTGGCTATTTCTACTGTGAGCAGCGAATGGAAACTTCCTTATAACTTTAATATTCACAATTTAGGAGGTATCGGATGGCATGAATATACACTTCCGGGATATCCTGCTTCACACTCATGTTTACGATTGCTGAGAAAAGATGCGAAATGGCTGTATTCTTATGCAGATACCTGGATTCTGAATCCTGGTGGTGCTACAACTAAAGCAAGAGGAACAGCCGTAATGGTGTTCGGAGATTATAAATGGGGCGGAAGGAAACCGTGGAGAAAACTTTTGGATGATCCTAATGCTAATAATATTTCTGTTGAAGAATTAACCAAGCTTCTTGAACCTGAGGTTCCGAAAATGCTGAAAGAGCAAAGCAACAGAGAAAAAGTAGCAGATTCCATCAAAGCGGCAAGAGCAGCGGCTGCACCTGTTCAGAATGAAAAGCCTGTAGAACCTCTGTCTAATTAA
- a CDS encoding RNA polymerase sigma factor, whose amino-acid sequence MNDEQLFLLIQKAKDKDQKAQTKLINVFWVDVFSFVMKKVRDENDADEITVNVFSKVLSKLDMFDPHFQFKTWVLTIAQNTVIDFWRKKNRDNEDAVENLDEVKNQYAKSPEELLISEEEQKKIIKTIESLDANYQDIIKLRFFEEKSIKEIADELGISVANTKVRVMRAKKVLAELLKNNEFDDN is encoded by the coding sequence ATGAACGACGAACAGCTATTCCTGCTCATACAGAAGGCCAAAGATAAAGACCAGAAGGCCCAGACTAAACTCATTAATGTTTTTTGGGTGGACGTTTTCTCTTTTGTCATGAAAAAGGTGAGAGATGAAAATGATGCCGATGAAATTACCGTAAATGTTTTTTCAAAAGTATTGTCGAAGCTGGATATGTTCGATCCTCATTTTCAGTTTAAAACCTGGGTTCTTACCATTGCCCAGAATACCGTAATCGATTTTTGGAGAAAAAAGAACCGTGATAATGAAGATGCCGTTGAAAATTTGGATGAAGTTAAAAATCAATACGCAAAATCTCCGGAAGAACTTCTCATTTCTGAAGAAGAACAGAAGAAGATCATCAAAACAATAGAATCTCTGGATGCCAACTATCAGGACATTATCAAACTGAGATTTTTTGAAGAAAAAAGCATCAAAGAAATAGCCGATGAACTGGGAATTTCTGTTGCCAACACCAAAGTAAGGGTAATGCGAGCCAAAAAAGTCTTAGCCGAACTGTTAAAGAATAATGAGTTTGATGATAATTAA
- a CDS encoding helix-turn-helix domain-containing protein, protein MLYIIMVVVLQALITITLLMSLIKNRESVLNMLLLYIGVVTLDMGYEYFIIQKFGYESVLYEIPGSLRVFKGLIFLYITTYLIHAKWRDKLKYLIAPLTLVVIHHAIATSAKMLDLSWADLAIKSYKSYFVYYSYYWIACLVVCIYLLTKYRKNITHPAARNFRYLVCYVLTGVLVFWAVYQLGWDTLVYQKIYSLLFLFQFGWILYVYILTYQHKLQNTSSFSVPKETYQYKDLSKIDFEAVQNAITSFYKESHDYLDEEFTLDQLSGHLKISKADLSITFNKHLHSNFHEYTNRSRIQHFKQILLEDPSASVTDLAFQCGFKSKSTFYKYFKKEFHCLPSQLVH, encoded by the coding sequence ATGTTATATATCATTATGGTAGTTGTACTACAGGCACTTATCACCATTACTTTACTGATGTCTCTTATCAAAAACAGGGAATCTGTACTGAATATGCTGCTATTGTATATAGGAGTCGTTACACTGGATATGGGTTATGAATATTTCATCATTCAGAAATTCGGTTATGAATCTGTTCTATATGAAATTCCGGGGAGTCTCCGTGTATTCAAAGGGCTTATTTTTCTTTATATCACTACGTATTTAATTCATGCAAAATGGAGAGATAAGCTCAAATACCTGATTGCTCCGCTAACGTTAGTTGTTATACACCACGCCATTGCTACTTCGGCTAAGATGCTTGATCTTTCCTGGGCAGATCTCGCTATCAAAAGTTATAAATCCTACTTTGTTTATTATAGTTACTATTGGATTGCATGTCTTGTTGTATGTATTTACCTGCTTACAAAGTATCGTAAAAATATTACCCATCCGGCAGCCCGTAATTTCCGTTATCTGGTTTGCTATGTATTGACAGGTGTATTAGTTTTCTGGGCGGTCTACCAATTAGGCTGGGATACTTTGGTCTATCAGAAGATCTATAGTCTCTTATTTCTGTTCCAGTTCGGGTGGATTTTGTACGTTTATATTTTAACGTACCAGCACAAACTTCAGAATACATCATCGTTTTCTGTTCCTAAAGAAACGTATCAGTATAAAGACCTTTCAAAAATAGATTTTGAGGCTGTACAAAATGCCATTACCTCTTTCTACAAGGAAAGTCATGATTATCTGGATGAAGAATTTACCTTAGACCAGCTTTCCGGCCATCTGAAAATAAGCAAAGCCGATTTAAGTATCACATTTAATAAGCATCTTCATTCCAATTTTCACGAATATACCAACAGAAGCCGTATTCAGCATTTTAAACAGATTTTATTGGAAGATCCTTCAGCCAGCGTTACAGATCTTGCGTTTCAATGTGGTTTTAAATCCAAATCTACTTTTTATAAATATTTTAAAAAAGAATTTCACTGCCTTCCCTCTCAGCTTGTTCATTAG
- the lipA gene encoding lipoyl synthase, whose amino-acid sequence MENSVQDTTVQKPKWIRVKLPTGKNYRELRTLVDKYKLNTICQSGSCPNMGECWGEGTATFMILGNICTRSCGFCGVKTGKPLDVNWDEPEKVARSIKLMKIKHAVLTSVDRDDLKDMGSILWGETVNAVRRISPGTTMETLIPDFQGLTKHLDRLVDVAPEVISHNMETVKRLTREVRIQAKYERSLEVLRYLKEAGQRRTKTGVMLGLGETKDEVFQTIEDIRNANVDVITLGQYLQPTKKHLPVKKFITPEEFDEFGDFARSLGFRHVESSPLVRSSYHAEKHIH is encoded by the coding sequence ATGGAAAATTCAGTTCAAGACACTACCGTTCAAAAACCAAAATGGATCCGCGTAAAACTTCCTACCGGAAAGAATTACAGAGAGCTGAGAACATTGGTTGATAAATATAAATTAAATACAATTTGCCAAAGCGGAAGCTGCCCGAATATGGGAGAATGCTGGGGTGAAGGTACAGCTACTTTCATGATTTTAGGAAATATCTGTACCAGAAGCTGTGGATTCTGTGGCGTGAAAACAGGAAAACCGCTGGATGTAAACTGGGATGAACCTGAAAAAGTGGCAAGATCCATCAAATTAATGAAGATCAAACATGCCGTTCTTACATCTGTAGACCGTGATGACCTGAAAGATATGGGATCTATTCTTTGGGGAGAAACAGTGAATGCTGTAAGAAGAATTTCCCCGGGAACCACCATGGAAACTCTTATTCCGGATTTCCAGGGACTTACAAAACATCTTGACAGATTGGTAGATGTAGCTCCGGAAGTGATTTCTCACAACATGGAAACGGTAAAACGTCTGACCAGAGAAGTGAGAATCCAGGCAAAATATGAAAGAAGCCTTGAAGTATTAAGATATCTGAAAGAAGCCGGACAAAGAAGAACCAAAACAGGGGTTATGCTTGGATTAGGTGAAACGAAAGATGAGGTTTTCCAGACTATTGAAGATATCAGAAATGCCAACGTAGATGTAATTACTCTTGGACAATATCTTCAGCCGACTAAAAAACATCTTCCGGTAAAGAAATTTATCACTCCTGAAGAATTTGATGAGTTCGGAGATTTTGCAAGAAGCTTAGGTTTCAGACACGTCGAGAGTTCTCCACTCGTAAGAAGTTCTTACCATGCAGAAAAACATATTCACTAA
- a CDS encoding PDZ domain-containing protein: protein MKFKLLLLGLFLSIFINAQNSFELINTKKAVIPFQLINNLIFIPINVNGAELTFLLDTGVSETILFSLENKELKLSNVEKVKFSGLGGSISIDGLKSDRNIGKIGDGIVNTSMSLYIIIDEEFNISPHVGIPVNGVIGYHFFKDHPIYIDYSAKKITVYENADALQKKIKRFEEFPITIEKDKPYLYGGVEMTNEKKDSKLLIDLGNSDAIWLFPTLIKNFVYNRPNIDDFLGRGFNGDIYGKRSRIHNFYLGKFKFEKPLTAMPDEFSIQHVNMVDNRKGSIGSELMRRFTVVFDYANHTLYLKKNRYFDDPFHFNMSGLDFKQDGLEWQEDRVKIETQKSNMSTTEVYKDAFQYKFKLKPIFSIAGVRKDSPAYQAGLQKDDRILTINGEQTSDMTLEKIVELMKSNEGRNITMVVQRKTQKLTLSFALEDPIPYQE from the coding sequence ATGAAATTCAAACTGCTTTTATTGGGATTATTTCTTAGCATTTTTATAAATGCCCAGAATTCTTTTGAGTTGATTAATACTAAAAAAGCGGTTATTCCTTTTCAGTTGATCAATAATCTTATCTTTATTCCCATCAATGTAAATGGTGCGGAGCTAACCTTTTTACTGGATACAGGAGTTTCGGAAACCATTCTTTTCAGTCTGGAAAATAAGGAACTTAAGCTGAGCAATGTGGAAAAAGTAAAATTTTCCGGTCTTGGAGGCAGTATAAGTATTGATGGTTTAAAATCTGACCGCAATATTGGCAAAATAGGAGACGGAATTGTAAATACCTCCATGTCTCTTTATATTATTATTGATGAAGAATTTAATATTTCGCCCCATGTAGGAATTCCTGTAAATGGAGTTATCGGGTATCATTTTTTCAAAGACCACCCTATTTATATAGATTACAGCGCTAAGAAAATTACCGTGTATGAAAATGCAGATGCTCTGCAAAAGAAAATCAAAAGGTTTGAAGAATTTCCGATCACCATTGAGAAAGATAAGCCTTATCTGTACGGCGGTGTAGAAATGACGAATGAGAAGAAAGATTCAAAACTGCTGATTGACCTCGGAAACAGTGATGCTATATGGCTCTTTCCTACTCTTATCAAGAATTTTGTTTACAACAGACCTAATATTGATGATTTTCTGGGCCGTGGTTTCAATGGAGATATTTATGGTAAAAGAAGCCGGATTCATAATTTCTATCTTGGAAAATTCAAGTTTGAAAAACCTCTTACCGCTATGCCGGATGAGTTTTCTATTCAGCATGTTAATATGGTAGACAACAGAAAAGGCTCCATAGGCAGTGAGCTTATGCGGAGGTTTACCGTAGTTTTTGATTACGCCAACCATACACTTTATTTGAAAAAAAACAGATATTTCGATGATCCTTTTCATTTTAACATGAGCGGGCTCGACTTCAAGCAGGACGGACTGGAATGGCAGGAGGACAGGGTAAAAATTGAAACCCAAAAATCTAATATGTCTACCACTGAAGTATATAAAGATGCTTTTCAGTATAAATTTAAATTAAAACCCATTTTTTCCATTGCCGGAGTAAGAAAAGATTCTCCCGCTTATCAGGCAGGTCTCCAAAAAGATGACAGAATTCTAACCATCAATGGAGAGCAAACCTCGGATATGACTCTGGAAAAAATAGTAGAACTCATGAAATCCAATGAAGGCAGAAATATTACTATGGTCGTTCAACGAAAAACTCAAAAACTGACATTGAGCTTCGCTTTGGAAGATCCCATTCCTTATCAAGAATAA
- a CDS encoding XAC2610-related protein — protein MKNLFLCCFMLFSVLILAQPFTLKSVGEAKEFRLKLYYGSQGKGAFVQYSGKKEIIPLQVKSFKVDTERRRDGEPDINYYVWNEMIGGKINGVYTLEMIDDSTSNITYTRAKDGRKFTMEMVEGEKYDGSDKYLLHDAVLAFNHSYNNHFTIAYPDGKKTAIELQSPDQPSFARQSIIEDYNFDGYDDIAFSVPDEGMGVYRIFDIYLYNPQSKRFEKLKEPDYSHSSCSCLCDVTVDKEKKLLTTGCRGGARWHQDLYRFGKKGNLEWISTEEQKED, from the coding sequence ATGAAAAATCTGTTTTTATGCTGTTTTATGCTGTTTTCCGTATTAATCTTAGCCCAGCCTTTTACGTTAAAATCTGTAGGAGAAGCTAAAGAATTCAGGCTGAAACTTTATTATGGATCTCAGGGTAAGGGGGCATTTGTGCAATATTCCGGGAAGAAAGAAATCATTCCTTTACAGGTAAAAAGTTTTAAAGTAGATACAGAAAGGAGAAGAGACGGGGAGCCGGACATTAATTATTATGTCTGGAATGAAATGATCGGAGGGAAAATCAACGGGGTCTATACACTCGAAATGATAGATGATAGTACTTCAAACATTACCTATACCAGAGCAAAAGACGGCAGAAAGTTTACCATGGAAATGGTAGAGGGCGAAAAGTATGACGGAAGCGATAAATATCTTCTGCATGATGCTGTATTGGCGTTTAATCATTCTTATAATAATCATTTTACCATTGCTTATCCTGATGGTAAGAAAACTGCAATAGAACTTCAGTCTCCGGATCAACCTTCTTTTGCCAGACAAAGCATCATTGAGGATTACAATTTTGATGGTTACGATGACATTGCATTCTCTGTTCCTGACGAGGGAATGGGCGTTTACAGAATATTTGATATATATCTGTACAATCCTCAAAGCAAACGTTTTGAAAAGCTTAAAGAACCGGATTATTCCCACTCAAGTTGTTCTTGTCTATGCGATGTAACTGTTGACAAAGAGAAGAAACTTTTAACAACAGGCTGTAGAGGAGGGGCAAGATGGCATCAGGACCTCTATCGATTTGGTAAAAAAGGAAATTTAGAATGGATTTCCACAGAAGAGCAGAAGGAAGACTAG
- a CDS encoding STAS/SEC14 domain-containing protein — MITIIPEAPENVAAFNATGEVTKEDFERLVIPRVKEKVEQFGELNYLLYLDTDLDNFTVGAWLEDLLLGLKNLTNWNRSAIVTDKEGIRDFTSIFSVLMPGEFKSFPKENLYNALYWCKNGDEVEA, encoded by the coding sequence ATGATAACAATTATTCCAGAAGCTCCGGAGAATGTTGCAGCATTTAATGCAACGGGAGAAGTAACGAAAGAGGATTTTGAAAGACTGGTAATTCCGCGTGTAAAAGAGAAGGTAGAGCAATTCGGTGAACTGAATTATTTATTGTATTTGGATACCGATCTGGATAATTTTACCGTAGGAGCATGGCTTGAAGACTTGTTGCTAGGATTGAAAAATCTTACCAACTGGAATCGTTCAGCCATCGTTACAGACAAAGAAGGCATACGTGATTTCACCAGTATTTTCAGTGTTCTGATGCCGGGAGAATTTAAGTCTTTCCCTAAAGAAAATTTATATAACGCGCTCTACTGGTGCAAAAATGGAGATGAAGTAGAGGCTTAA
- a CDS encoding MFS transporter, whose translation MKIDKRIIPLAIGGLGIGTTEFTVMGLLPDIAKTLQITIPQAGHLISAYAMGVVIGAPILIGYSVKFPPKKVLMAFMILFTLFNGLSAIAPGYNSMLVIRFMSGLPHGAFFGVGTVVASRMAGKGKEAFYISMMFTGLTVANLAMVPLVTYIGHTFHWRLYFAIVALIGLFAILFLKLWLPAMESNQNTHFMEELKFLKNKQSWLVLAITAIGFGGLFTWLSYITPLMTVVAGIKSSQMAYVMVLAGAGMVVGNLVGGIVSDKLGPEKTCALLIFLMMISLGGVFFLAEYKNIALVLTFMCGALSMSIASPINIMMMKAAPKSEMMAAAFMQAGFNIANAMGAFLGGIPLEYGYSFNYPSLVGVGMTFIGVVISVRYMYLYGSKTQNEEEVTPECVSCDK comes from the coding sequence ATGAAGATTGATAAAAGAATAATACCGCTTGCTATTGGTGGTTTAGGGATAGGAACCACGGAATTTACCGTTATGGGACTGTTACCGGATATTGCAAAAACATTACAGATCACCATTCCGCAAGCCGGACATTTAATTTCTGCTTATGCCATGGGAGTAGTTATCGGAGCACCTATTCTGATTGGGTATTCCGTGAAATTCCCACCCAAAAAAGTTCTGATGGCTTTCATGATCCTTTTTACATTATTTAACGGACTTTCTGCAATTGCTCCCGGATACAACAGTATGCTGGTGATCCGTTTTATGTCCGGACTTCCTCACGGAGCATTCTTCGGAGTAGGAACCGTAGTCGCTTCAAGAATGGCAGGAAAAGGAAAAGAAGCCTTTTATATCTCCATGATGTTTACAGGGCTTACGGTTGCTAACCTCGCGATGGTACCTTTGGTCACCTACATCGGCCATACTTTCCATTGGAGATTGTACTTTGCCATTGTAGCATTAATTGGGCTTTTTGCCATCTTATTTTTAAAACTGTGGCTTCCTGCAATGGAATCTAACCAGAATACGCATTTCATGGAAGAACTTAAATTCCTGAAAAACAAACAGTCGTGGCTGGTATTGGCTATTACAGCGATCGGATTTGGAGGATTATTCACATGGTTAAGCTATATTACTCCTTTAATGACCGTTGTTGCAGGAATCAAAAGCAGCCAGATGGCATATGTGATGGTTCTTGCCGGAGCAGGAATGGTAGTCGGAAATTTGGTTGGAGGTATTGTCTCCGATAAATTGGGACCAGAAAAGACCTGTGCACTTCTGATTTTCCTGATGATGATTTCCCTTGGAGGGGTTTTCTTCCTGGCAGAATATAAAAATATTGCTCTGGTACTGACTTTCATGTGTGGTGCTTTATCTATGTCTATTGCTTCACCCATCAATATTATGATGATGAAGGCTGCCCCGAAAAGCGAAATGATGGCCGCTGCTTTTATGCAGGCTGGTTTTAATATTGCCAATGCAATGGGAGCTTTCCTGGGGGGAATTCCTTTAGAATATGGATATTCGTTTAATTATCCGTCACTGGTAGGGGTTGGTATGACTTTTATTGGAGTGGTTATCAGTGTAAGATATATGTATCTTTATGGCTCCAAAACTCAGAATGAGGAAGAAGTAACGCCAGAATGTGTATCGTGTGATAAATAA